TTCGGGCTGGGTACGATGGTCCTGAGCGGTGGACGCCACCCCTCATCCTTCCCTCCATAGGGCGCGCTACCCCCCCTGGGCGCGCCCTTCCTTTTTGGACTGGAGTCTGGGATGTGGGCGGCCCCGGCCCCAGCCGTAAACGAGGCGCAGGCAGCTTCAATGTCTGCTGAGCGGTAACTCATGTGCGGCATGGCGGCGGCGCTACACTCGCCCCATGTTGCCGCCCCTCGTCAAGCAGGTTCTCGATAACTTCAACTTCGATGTGGACCCGGCCCTGACCCCCGAGGAAAACGTCGAGGAGGTCATCCGGAGCGCGGCGCTGCTGTCCGGGGCGATTGCGGTGGAACCTGTTCCCTTTGCCGACATCCTGCTGATCACGCCCGTGCAGGCCAAGATGGTGCTGCACATCGGCAAGATCTACGGCTTCGAAATCACCCCCGACCGGGCAAAGGACATCGTGCGGGAACTCGGAGCCACCGTGGCCTACGGCATGCTGGCCCGGCAGGTGATGCGCGGCGTCGCCAAACT
The window above is part of the Deinococcus carri genome. Proteins encoded here:
- a CDS encoding YcjF family protein, whose protein sequence is MLPPLVKQVLDNFNFDVDPALTPEENVEEVIRSAALLSGAIAVEPVPFADILLITPVQAKMVLHIGKIYGFEITPDRAKDIVRELGATVAYGMLARQVMRGVAKLALPVIGGLITAPAVYGWTFALGRVAQNHFERKRQGLPDSRQEQVKVIQEAKGQARRVLPSPQDFTDLAAELRRRADEKQKGQGGGRGDLN